A window of Acidimicrobiales bacterium contains these coding sequences:
- a CDS encoding tRNA (adenine-N1)-methyltransferase codes for MRGPLAAGERALLVDRKNRRYLVTLAPGAQFHTHTGFVPHEDLIGQPEGVVVRSTTGAWYQAVRPTLADFVLKMPRGAQVIYPKDLGPILLLADIFPGARVLESGLGSGALSMTLLRAGAVVTGYELRADFAAKALANVGSFLGAEALSRYQVEERDVYEGIDGGGYDRVVLDLPEPWRVVKHAEAALSPGGILVAYTPSILQASQVREALDVSGFAFAETQEVLVRTWHVEGQSVRPDHRMVAHTAFLTSARLVGTR; via the coding sequence CCTCGTGGATAGGAAGAACCGCCGGTACCTCGTCACCCTGGCACCCGGCGCCCAGTTCCACACCCACACCGGTTTCGTCCCCCACGAGGACCTCATCGGCCAGCCGGAGGGCGTCGTCGTCCGCTCGACCACCGGAGCGTGGTACCAGGCGGTGCGCCCGACCCTGGCCGACTTCGTGCTCAAGATGCCCCGCGGCGCCCAGGTCATCTATCCCAAGGACCTCGGGCCGATCCTGCTGCTGGCCGACATCTTTCCGGGCGCGCGGGTCCTGGAGTCGGGTCTGGGCTCGGGGGCCCTGTCGATGACGCTCCTGCGCGCCGGCGCCGTCGTCACGGGCTACGAGCTTCGCGCTGACTTCGCGGCCAAGGCCTTGGCCAACGTGGGGTCGTTCCTCGGCGCCGAGGCGCTGAGCCGTTACCAGGTCGAGGAGCGCGACGTCTACGAGGGCATCGACGGCGGCGGCTACGACCGGGTGGTCCTCGACCTGCCCGAGCCGTGGCGGGTGGTCAAGCACGCAGAGGCGGCTCTGTCGCCGGGCGGCATCCTGGTCGCCTACACGCCGAGCATCCTCCAGGCCTCGCAGGTGCGCGAGGCGCTGGACGTGAGCGGATTCGCCTTCGCCGAGACGCAGGAGGTCCTCGTGCGCACGTGGCACGTGGAGGGCCAGTCCGTGCGCCCCGACCACCGGATGGTCGCTCACACCGCGTTCCTCACGTCGGCCCGGCTGGTGGGAACTCGGTAG